In Euphorbia lathyris chromosome 9, ddEupLath1.1, whole genome shotgun sequence, the following are encoded in one genomic region:
- the LOC136205876 gene encoding inositol-tetrakisphosphate 1-kinase 1 translates to MSSQAKRYRVGYALAPKKVQSFIQSSLISHANSQGIDLVSVDPSKSLIEQGPFDCIIHKMYGQDWRSQLDKFSVENPNVPIVDSPESIERLHNRISMLEVVNRLKVPKRSQVLEVPKQVVVLDSENLKGNAVVGELGFPLVAKPLVADGSAKSHKMFQIFDSEGLQRLDAPIILQDFVNHGGVIFKVYVAGDYVQCVKRKSLPDISREKLATLKGSLSFSQISNLNVRGKNEGSDDVVDLDKVDMPPLGFVEDIAMAMREETGLNLFNFDVIRDAKDGNRYLVIDINYFPGYAKMPNYETILTDFFLDLLNKKSKEVLAEGIKDRVQEINTGVLKGNND, encoded by the coding sequence ATGTCGAGCCAGGCAAAAAGATACCGTGTAGGCTACGCTTTGGCGCCCAAGAAAGTGCAAAGCTTTATCCAGTCTTCTCTCATTAGCCATGCTAATAGCCAAGGCATCGATCTGGTCTCCGTCGATCCTTCGAAATCCCTAATCGAGCAAGGGCCTTTTGATTGTATCATCCACAAAATGTACGGCCAAGATTGGAGGTCGCAATTGGATAAATTCTCTGTGGAAAACCCTAATGTCCCGATTGTTGATTCTCCCGAGTCGATCGAGAGGCTTCACAACCGAATTTCTATGCTTGAAGTAGTGAATCGGCTAAAAGTCCCCAAGCGAAGCCAAGTGCTGGAGGTGCCTAAACAGGTTGTTGTTTTGGATTCCGAGAATTTGAAAGGAAATGCTGTAGTTGGGGAATTAGGGTTTCCGTTGGTCGCAAAACCGTTAGTTGCCGATGGGAGCGCAAAATCTCATAAAatgtttcaaatttttgatagtGAAGGATTACAGAGGTTGGATGCACCTATAATCTTGCAGGACTTTGTGAACCATGGTGGGGTGATTTTCAAAGTCTACGTGGCTGGCGACTATGTGCAATGCGTGAAGAGGAAATCTTTGCCCGACATATCTCGTGAGAAATTGGCCACATTGAAGGGATCTTTATCATTTTCTCAAATATCCAATTTGAACGTTCGAGGGAAAAATGAGGGCTCTGATGATGTAGTCGACCTTGACAAAGTGGACATGCCTCCATTGGGGTTTGTGGAGGATATTGCCATGGCAATGAGGGAAGAGACTGGGCTTAATTTGTTCAACTTTGATGTTATTAGAGATGCTAAAGATGGGAATAGGTATCTTGTAATTGACATAAACTATTTTCCGGGTTATGCAAAGATGCCAAATTACGAGACTATCTTGACTGATTTTTTCTTGGATCTCTTGAACAAGAAGAGTAAAGAAGTGCTCGCTGAAGGAATCAAGGACAGAGTGCAGGAAATCAATACTGGGGTGCTAAAGGGAAATAATGATTAA